ACCGCATGCGCGCCCGCATTACCGAAGAGCTTAAGCAGCACTTCCGCCCCGAGTTCCTGAACCGCGTAGACGACGTCATCGTTTTTCCCCAGCTGACCCAGGACGAGATCATCCAGATCGTGGACCTGATGATCGGCCGACTGGAGAAGCGCCTGGCAGACAAGGACATGGGCATCGAGCTCACCACCGCGGCCAAGGTGCTCCTGGCCACCCGCGGCTACGACCCGGCCATGGGTGCCCGGCCGCTGCGCCGCACCATCCAGCGCGAGATCGAGGACCAGCTGTCCGAGAAGATCCTCTTCGGAGAGATCCACCCGGGCGACATCGTGGTGGTGGACGTTGACGGCGAGGGCGACGACGCGCAGTTCACCTTCGCCGGAAACACCAAACCCCGGATCCCCGCCGCACTGCCCGCCGCGAGCTAAACCAGAAAACCGCAGACGCCGCGTAATGTAACGGACTGGTAACGTAGGACTAATGCGGTATCAGTCTGGTCAAACACGAGTCACGCAGTTGGATGGCCTCAGGGGAATTGCCGCCCTTGTGGTTGTTGCCTGCCATCTCGTGTCCACACTCCCGGGCGTCGGGGTGTATTTAGCAACCGATCCGTGGGACTCAACACTGCGGAGATGTGGGCGGTTTTCTCGCCGCTGCACGTCCTCTGGAATGGCACTCCGGCTGTCCACGTCTTTTTTATGCTCTCCGGCTTCGTCCTGGTCCTGCCATTCACCAGACCAGGGGCGGTCACCAGTTGGGCCCCTTACTACGCCAAGCGTTTGCTCCGCCTTTACCCGCCGGCTTGGGCATCCTTAGCGGTGGCCGTCGCGTTGATTACGATTGTTCCCCGGTCGGCGTCGCCGGAGCAGAGCCCCTGGGCGGACATGTACGTGGTCCAACCAAGCATGGGTCAGGTCTTGAAGGATGCCCTGCTCCTGCTGAACGCGAGCACCATCAACACTCCGCTTTGGTCCCTCAAATGGGAAGTCGCGTTCTCCCTCCTGCTCCCGGCCTACGTCTTCATCGCCCTCCGCTGGAGGAATTTCTGGCACGTGAAAATCGGCATCGCACTTCTGCTGGCCGTCGTTGGAGCTGTGCAGGACCTGGAGTGGATGTCTTATCTCCCGATCTTCGCCATAGGGGCCATCCTCGGCGCTGAACGTGAGCGAATAAGTGAGTTGACCCATTCCTGGCCCCGCTCCGCCTGGTTCTTCGTGGCCGCCGCTGGCCTATTCCTGGCCAACGCGGAATGGATCAGCCCCGATCAGCCGATTGTCGGTGTCCGGGGCGTTGTCACAGTGGGTGCGGCACTGATTGTCTTACTCTTCGTGCAGTGCAAGTCGGCCAAGTGGCTCGGAGATACGGCCTTCGCGCAATGGCTCGGGCGCGTTTCCTTCAGCCTCTACCTAGTGCACCTTCCAATCATTCTTGCCGGCGTCACGCTGCTGAGGTCAGTCTCACTTCCTCTGGCGCTGGCCGTATCCGTGGCCGTCTCGTTTGTGGTCGCCGAGCTCTTCCAGCGCTACGTGGAACGACCAGCCCACCGGCTCTCCATAGCCGCAGGGCGTGCTGTGGGGCGCTGGATCAGCCGGGACGCCTGCACGGACAGCCCGGATGGCCCACCCGTCCGGCCCCTGGCAGAGGCGACTTCGGGGCATCGCCGGTAAAGGCTCGGCGGGCTCAACCACCAGGGGTTTCTCCAGGCTCAACCGCCGGTCCGCCCGAAACCGCCGCTACCTCCACCTGAACCCCCGCCTCCCGGAACTTGTCCACCTCAGCCGGATCGGCGCCGTCGTCCGTTACCAGGGTCCAGGGCAGCGCGAGCCTTGCCCAGGCGTGGAACGGCCGCAGGCCGAGCTTGGACGAATCCGCCAGCACATAGACGTTGTTGCCGCGGCGGGCCATGAGCTCCTTGAGCCTGGTCTGGGAGTGGTCGGCCTCGCAGATGCCGTCCTCGGCCGTCACGGCGTCGGCGCCCAGGAACACGCGGTCAAAGCTCATCCGTTCCAGGGCTGCTTCGGCCAGCGGGCCCACGAAGCTTTGGCTCAGGCTCCGCAGCCGGCCGCCCAGGCAGTCCACCTCGATGCCCTCCGAATCGGCCAGCTCCTGCATGGTGTTGATGCCCGGCGTGGTCACGGACAACCGGTCAAATCCCCGCAGCTCGTGGGCCAGGGCACCCACGGTCGATCCGGCGTCGAGCAGGATGTTCTCGCCGGGCCGGATCGCGGAAGCCGCCCAGCGGGCAATGGCGTGCTTCTGCTCGAAAGCCTCGCCGGTGCGCTGCCGCAGCGATGCCTCCGGATGCGCGCCCAGGGCCATGGCCCCGCCATAGGTGCGGGCCAGCCGGCCCTGCCCGTTCAGCAGCGCCAGGTCGCGGCGGATGGTGGAGGCCGTGACCTCGAACCGGGCGGATAGTTCCTCCACGGAGGCCAGGCCGGTGGTGACGGCGAGGTGGTAGATCTCCTCGCGCCTGGCATTTGCGTTCAGCATTCCCGGTCTCCTTCCCGTGGGCGTGGTTACCATGCTAGTTCCGGCCCCCGCCAACTCCCCGCAGCACGGCGACGAACAGCTACACGGCCGTGCTGGGCCGGGTGGCCATCTCCGCCGCATGGTGCAGGGCCTCCACCATGCTGCGCGGATCAGCGATCGCCTTGCCGGCAATGTCAAAGGCGGTGCCGTGGTCCACGGAGGTCCGGATCACCGGCAGGCCCACCGTGATGTTCACGCCGGCCTCGATGCCCAGCACCTTCACCGGCCCGTGCCCCTGGTCGTGGTACATGGCCACTACCAGGTCGTAATCGCCCCGGCCGGCCAGGAAGAACAGCGTGTCCGCGGGCAGCGGGCCCGTGACGTCGATCCCGGCAGCCTGCGCGGCCTTCACGCCGGGTTCGATCTTCTCCGCTTCCTCGCCCTGGCCGAACAGCCCGTTCTCGCCGGCGTGCGGGTTGATGGCGCAGACGCCGATCTTCGGGTTCGGGATGCCCGCGCGGACCAGGGCCTCGTGGCCGCGGCGGATGGTGCGCTCCACCAGGTCCGGGTTGATCTTGCGGATCGCGTCCATCAGCCCGATGTGCGTGGTCACGTGGATCACCCGGATCTTGGGGGTGGAGAGCATCATGGACACTTCCTCCGTGCCCGTCAGCTGCGCCAGGAGTTCGGTGTGCCCGGGGAAGATGTGGCCCGCGGCGTGCAGCGCCTCCTTGTTCAGCGGCGCGGTGCAGATGGCCTGCACCGTCCCGGCCATGGCCAGCTCGCTGGCCACCCGGATGTACTCGTACGCAGCATGGCCGGCCACGGGGGAGAGCTGCCCCCACGGCAGGTCCTCCGGCAGCAGCGCCAGGTCGATCACGTTCACCCGGCCGGGCGTGAACACCGCGTCCTCCACGTTTTCGATCGTCCGGATGTCCGCCTCTAGACCTAAGATGTCTGCGGCCTGACGGAGGCGCAGCGCGTCGCCGATCACCACGGGCCGGCACTCTTTGTTGCTCTGCGGATCCAGCACGGCGGCCACCACCACCTCCGGCCCCACCCCGGCGCCGTCGCCCATGGTGACGGCCACGATGGGAAGGGCGTTCTGCTCGGTCTTGCTCGTTGCGGCGGTTGTCATTTCTGCTCCAGATCTTTCGGAAGTCTTGCTGGGAAGGGTGTTGGCGGGAGCCTGCGCGGACGGGCCGCGACGCTCCCGGATTTCCTCGTAAAGCTGTAGGAGGGCCAGGTCATCGCCGAAGCTGCCGGGCTTGGTGCCCACCAGCGTTCCGTCCTCGGCGCGGCTGAGCACCGCCCCGTGTTGCACGGCCGCGAGCGGCAGCAGCCGTAGGAGGCCGACGGCGTCCAGGACTTCCCGGGCCGTCTCGCCGCCGGTGAGGATCAGGTCCGCGTTCGCTCCCTTGGCTGCCTCGGCTGCGAAGGTGGACAGCGCCTGGACGATGCGGGCGGCGCGCGCCGGGTTTACTTTGTCTGCGGCCAGGGTGACGGCTACATTGCTCCCTGCTGCCAGCGCCTGCCGGACTTCGGCCAGCTGCGGTTGGTACGCGCCGGTTGCGCCCGCGTACAGCGGGTGGAGCCGGACCACGGTAAAGCCGCGCGCTTCCAGCTGAGCCAGTTGCGCCTGCGCCGTTCCGGAAGCGGAGCCGACGACGGCGAGCACGGGTTTGGTGGGCCGCTGCGGTTCTGCGGTGGCTGATTCCGCCTGTGCCCCGGCTTGCGCATTTCGCGCAAGTTGGGCAGCGAGCCGCTGCGCTGTGAATCGTCGTGCAAGGACATCCGCGGTACCGCCGGTACCCACCAGAACTACGCGGCGGCCACCCGCGCTGAAGCCCAGTTCCAGCAGGGCGTCCACCACGTTTTCCAGATCCTGAACGGTTTCACCGTCAGCCACCACGAGGGCCGGCTGCCCGGATTCCAGCAGCCCGGCGAGCTTCGCGGGAAGCGAGCCGGACCGCACCTCGGCCAGGTCCAGGGTCTGCACCGAGGCCGGATCCTCCGGGCGGAGGAGGGAGGGAATATCGGCAGGAGGCGCGGACAGTTCTGCCTGCCACAGCTCCGTCTCCGCCAGGGGAGTCCCGGTTATAAACGGCTTGCCGTCAAGGACCGAGCGCTGCAGCTGGGGGAGTGCCCCGGCAATAACGGCGTGGTAGCCCAGCCGGGTCAGCGCGGTAAGTTCGGCGCGAATATTCCCACGCCACAGCGAGTCGATCTTCTTGAAGGCCACCTGCGCAGCCGCAGCTTCGGGACTGGAGAAAGCCTCAGCCACCAGCGCCTCGGCGGCGGCGGCAGGAAGTCCGCGCGAATGCGCATCGGTGACCACTACGTCGGTGACGTGCCCCGCGGGGGAGGCGCCGTCGTCGTCCGTTGCACTATTGCCCGTTCCGAGCAGAATCTGCGCGGACAGCCCATGCTGCACAAAGCAGTAGCCAACCTCGGCGGCGCCGGAGAAATCGTCGGCCTGCACATATACGGAAGCCACATTGCTCCTCTCCACGCAGTAGTCGGTTGACCCCGCCAGGTGCGGGGATGCATTCATCATGACACGATTGCGCGAATCACGCTAGATGGGTTGCGCAATTTGCGCAGGAGTGGCAAAGTGATGAACACAACATTCGGCGCAGCCAACCGGCAGGCCGTCCCCGTTCTACCGAGAGGTCAACGATGACCGTTCTTCCTCAAGGAAGTGAGATTTCCCGCCGCCGCCTGCTGCAGTTCGGCGCCGCGGCCGGGTTTCTGCTGGGCACAGGAGGCCTCGCCGGCTGCGCCGGCCCCACCGGCCTGCCGGGACCCAGCACCCTGACCCTGGCCCTCAACCGGTCACTGGTCAGCCTGGACAACAAGCTGAACCAGTTTGACGCCGCCGTCACCGTCCAGCGCGCCGTGCGCCAGGGCCTCACCGCCATCGGCCCCGAAACCAAGCCCATCCTGGTTCTCGCGGACCGCTTCGAGATGACCGGCCCCACCGAGTGGACCGTCCGGCTCCGCGAAGGAATCCGCTACTCGGACAACAGCCCGGTAAAGGTGGAGGACGTGGCAACCGCGCTGAAGATGTACCAGCAGGTGCAGGGCTCCTTCGTGGCCGGCTTCTTCCCCGAGTTCCCCGCCGTGGTGCCGGTGGATGACCGCACCTTCAAGATGGTGTCCAAGAAACCCGTTCCCATCCTGGATTCGCTCATGAGCATGATCCTGATTACGCCCGCCGCGCAGAACAAGCCGGAGGAGCTGCAGGAAGGCGTGGGCACCGGCCCGTACATGGTCACCAAGTTCAACCGCGGCGCCGGCACCTACAGCCTGGAACGCAACCCGAACTACTGGGGCCCGGCACCGCAGGTGGACAACGTGGAAGTCCGGTTCCTCCCCGAGGAATCCAGCCGCGTCATCGCTCTGCGCAGCGGCGAGGTGGATGTCATCGACTCCATCACGCCGGACTCGCGTGAGCAGCTGGCCGGACTTCCCGGCGTCGAACTTAAGGAGGCCTCAAGCCTCCGGCTGAACCAGATCTTCTACAACTTCCGCAAGCCCGCCGGCCACCCCCTGGCCGACCCCCGGGTCCGCGAGGCCCTCAGCTGGGCCATCGACGGCGGGGCACTGGTGAAGGACGTGCTGGTGGATTCCGTCACCCAGGCGGAGGGCGTCACGCCGTCCAGCCTCACCGGGTACCACAAGACCGGCACCTACACCTACGATCCGGCGAAGGCCAAGGCCACCCTTGCGGAGCTGGGGGTCAAAGACCTCACCCTGAAGATCATCTGGGAAACCGGCGAGTTCCCGTCGGATACCTCGGTGATGGAAGCCTTGGTGGAAATGTTCGGTGCCATCGGCGTGAAGGCGGAGCTGCAGCAGTTCGAACCCGGCGGCAATATCCTGGCCTGGCGCCAGGGCAAGCAGGGCGACTGGGATCTGCTGGGCAACGGCTACCCCAGCCCCACCGGCCTGGCCATCACCATGCTGCAGGGCATGTACGCCGGCACCCCGGAAAAGGAAAAGACCCGCGACACCTACCAGGGCTACGTGATCCCCGAGGTGCAGGCCAAGATCCAGGCCGCGTCCGCCGAAGCGGACCCGGCCCGCAGGCAGAAGCTGCTGGAAGATGCGCAGCAGGCCGTCTGGAACACCTGGCCCTGCGCCTGGGCGTTCGTGCCCAAATCCGTCCTCGCCCACCGGAAGCGGGTGTCCGGCATCAACCTGGCGCCCACCAATTCCTACCCCCTCGTTGATGTCCGACTGGAGGCCTGAGCCATGACGAACTACATCCTGAAGCGCCTGGGACAGGGCCTGCTGACCGTGTTCCTCACGGTATCCACCGTGTTCATCCTCATCCGGCTGGCCCCGGGGGACCCCGCCGTGTCCTACGCCGGCCCGCTGGCCACCACCGAACAGCTCGCCAAGGTGCGGGAACAGTTCGGCCTGGACAAGCCGTTGCTGGAGCAGTATTGGATCTTCCTGCAGCAGCTGCTCAGCGGCAACCTGGGAACGTCCTACTCGTTCCAGGCCCCCGCCATGCAGGTGGTGGCCGAGCGGATGCCCTACACGCTGACCCTCGCCACTGCCTCCATCCTGCTCACCGCCGTGGTGGCCATCCCGCTCGGAGTGTGGATGTCCCGCCGCCCGGACACCGGCAAGGAACTCGGCGTGAACGTGCTGACCATCGCCGGGCAGTCCATGCCCGACTTCTGGACCGGCATCATGCTCCTTACGGGTTTCGCTGTGTTGATACCGATCTTCCCTGCCTCCGGGTTCGCCACCTGGGGCGGGCTGGTGCTCCCCACCATCACCATCGCCATCCTGCAGATCGCCCTGATCTCGAGGATGGTCCGGCGGGAAATGACCGCCAACTTCGCCGCCCCATACCTCACGGTTGCCCGCTCCCGCGGCGTCCGGAACTCGGTGCTCACCTGGCGCTACGCCATGGCCAACTCCGCCATCCCGGTGTTCACGGCACTCGGCACCCGGTTCGCCGCCATGCTCAACGGTGTGGTGGTGGTGGAAGTGGTGTTCGCCTGGCCCGGCGTCGGCTCCCTGATTGTGCGGGCCCTCGAAACCCGCGACTACCCCCTCATCCAGGCCACGGTCCTCCTCACCGCGCTGCTGGCGGTGGGTGTCCAGCTGGTCATTGACCTCGCCTACCCGCTACTTGATCCCCGCGTTCGTCTTGGAAAGGCGGCATCAGCATGAGCCTCAGCGACACCGCAACGCCTACCGCCGGTTCTTCCGGAACCGCCGCCCGGCAGCCGACCCCCAGCGCCGTCACCAAGGCGGACATCGCCAAGGCTGGCACCACCCGCCGTCGGAATGCCTCCAAGTGGAAGATGTGGATCGGTGCCGTCTGCACGCTGCTGGTGATCATCCCGATCATCCTGGCCCAGGTGCTGCCCCTGCCGGACGCCAACTTCCAGGACCTCGCCGCCCGGCGCCTGCCGCCGTTCACGGACGGGCACGTGTTCGGCACCGACCAGCTGGGGCGCGACCTGCTCTCCCGGGTGCTGCACGGCGGCCAGGTCTCGCTGACCATCGGCGTGCTGGCAGTGCTGGTCTCCGGCGCCATCGGCATCATCCTCGGCTCAGCCGCCGGCTACTTCGGCGGCTGGGTGGACAACATCGTCTCCCGCGTCCTTGAAGCCCAGATGTCCCTGCCGCTGCTCATGATGCTGCTGCTGGTGGTGGCCCTGTTCGGCCCCTCCATCCCGGTGATCACCTTCGTCATCGCCATCGCCCAATGGCCCGAAGTGGCCCGACTCACCCGTTCCATGGTGCTGGTGGAACGGGAAAAACCCTACGTCTCCGCCGCGAGAATCCTGGGCCTGCACCGGATCCAAATCCTGATCCAGCACATCATCCCCAACGTGATCAAGCAGGCCACCCTGGTGGTCCTGCTCCTGCTGGCCCAGGCCGTGCTGCTCGAAAGCGCGCTTAGCTTCCTGGGCGCCGGCCCGCAGCGCCCCTTCGCCACCTGGGGCCGCATCATCTCCGACGGCCAGGCCTACATCACCACCTCCTGGTGGATGGTCACCCTGCCCGGCCTGGTGATCGTGCTCATGGTGGTGGGCGTGAACCTGCTGGGCGACGGCCTCCGCGACCGTCCCCGCCGCAAGAAGAAGGGTGCCTGACATGACTGCACAACCCCAGACCACCGGCCACCAGGAACAGCCGCTCCTCGAGGTCCGCGACTTCCAGGTGGAACTGATCACCGACACCGGCATCGTCCGGGCCGTGGATTCGGTCAGCTTCAGCATCCACCGGGGCGAGACGGTCACCATCATCGGTGAGTCCGGTTCCGGTAAATCCACGACGGCGATGGGCATCCTCGGCCTGCTGCCCGAGGACCTGGCGGTGCTTTCCGGCACCGTGCTGATCGACGGCGTCGACGTCACCGCCGACCCCAAGGCCATCGAGAAGGTGCGCGGCAAGACCCTGGCGCTGATCCCGCAGGACCCCATGACGGCGCTGAGCCCGGTCCATTCGATCGGCAGCCAGCTCTTCGAGGCCATCCGGATCGCCGGCGCCGCCTCGGCTAAGGACAAGGGTGCCCTGCAGGCCCGGGCCGTCCGGCTGCTGGAGCAGGTGCACATCCCCACCCCGGAGAAGCAGCTGAAGAAGTACCCGCACCAGCTCTCCGGCGGCATGCTGCAGCGTGTGCTGATCGCCATCGCCCTGGCCAGCGAGCCGCAGCTGCTCGTGGCGGACGAGCCGACGTCGGCCCTGGACGTCACGGTGCAGGGCGGCATCCTGGACCTGCTCCTGGAACTGCAGGAGCAGCGCGGCATCGGCATCCTCATGATCACCCACGACCTCGGAGTGGCCCGGCTCATCTCGGACCGCATCCACGTGATGAAGGACGGCCGGTTCGTGGAGTCCGGCGACGTCCAGCAGATCGTGGACCACCCCGCCACCGAATACACCCGGGCGCTACTGGCAGCCGTGCCCGTGCTGGGGCCGTGGGACGAAACACCCGCTGACTCCAGCGGTTCCCGGGGTGCGCACGCATCCCAGCCACCCGCTGACCCAGCCACCTCTTCCGCCCTGACCCAGACCGGAGCAAGCCATGACTAAGCCGTTCCTCGCCGTCGAAAACCTCGTGGTGGACTACCACGTTCCGGGCGGCACCTTCCGGGCCGTTGACGACGTGTCCTTTTCCGTGGACAAAGGCAAGACGATCGCCGTCGTGGGTGAATCCGGCTGCGGAAAGTCCACCATCGCCAAAGCGCTGATGCGGCTGGTCACCCCCACCAGCGGCCGCATCGACCTGGACGGAACGGACATCGCGGCCATGAGCGAGGCGAAGCTGCGGCCGCTGCGTTCCAAGTTCCAGATGGTGTTCCAGGACCCGTACGGTTCCCTGGACCCGCACATGACAGCGCAGGAGATCGTGGCCGAGCCGCTGAAGCTGCAGGGCGTCCGGTCCAAGGCGGAGCGCCACAAGGCAGCCGCCAAGCTGATGGACCAGGTAGGCCTGCCCGTTGCGTCCCTGGACAAGCACCCGTCCGAGTTCTCCGGCGGCCAGCGCCAGCGGATCGGGATTGCCCGGGCACTGGCGTCCAAGCCCGAACTGCTGGTCTGCGACGAGGCCACCAGCGCACTGGACGTGTCCGTGCAGGCGCAGGTGCTGCGGCTGCTGAAATCCATCCAGGAGGAAACGGGAATCACGTACGTGTTCATCTCGCACAACCTGGGCGTGGTGCAGGAAATCAGCGATAGCGTCATGGTGATGCAGCGCGGCAAGGTAGTTGAACACGGCTCCACCGCGTCCGTCCTGACCGCCCCAAGGAGGACTACACCCGGAAACTCCGCCGTGCCGCGCTGGACCCCTCCACCATGCAGGGCCTCAAGCCCCGGCACCTGGTCCGCTCCCTGGCGCTCAGCGGACAATCAAACTGAGCCCAGGCGAACTAGCCCTTTCTCTTACAAATACTGCAACCGCAAGGAATCAACGCATGAGCAAGCAGCCCGAAGGCGCCCAGGTGGACGGCCTGAAACTCCCCATCTCCCGGCTGGTCCTGGGAACCATGACGTTCGGCGACACGGTCGATGAGGCCACCGCGGGGCGGATGGTGGAGGAAGCGCTCGACGCCGGCATCGCCACCATCGACACCGCCAACGCCTACGTGGGGGAACCACCGAGGAAATGCTCTCCCGCCTCCTGAAGGGGCGGCGCGGCGACGTCATCCTCGCCTCCAAGGCTGGCATGCCGCACCCGGACCACGGCCAGCACTCGCCGTTGTCCCCGGCCGGGCTGCGCAACAGCGTGGAAGGCAGCCTCCGCCGGCTGGGTGTGGACAGCATCGACCTGTTCTACCTGCACCAGCCGGACCGCGCCACGCCCCTGCAGGACACGCTGGCCACCGTGGCCGAGCTGTTTGCCGAGGGCAAGATCGGTGCCTTGGGCGTGTCCAACTTTGCGGCCTGGCAGATTGCCGACGTCATCCACACGGCACGCGAAGTGGGGGCACCGCGGCCCGTCGTCGCGCAGCAGCTGTACAACCTGGTGGCACGCCGGGTGGAGGAGGAATACCTCGAATTCGCGGCCACCCACAACGTCCACACCATGGTCTACAACCCGCTGGGCGGCGGGCTGCTCACCGGCAAGCACAGCTTCGACGCCAAACCCACCGAGGGCCGCTACGGCGACTCCAAGCTGGCCGCCATGTACACCCAGCGCTACTGGGACCGGCAGCTGTTCGACGCCATCGAGGAACTCTCCCGCATTGCTGACGGTGCGGGGATCACGCTGGCCGAGCTTTCGCTGCGCTGGCTTGCGTACCGGGACGGCGTGGGCTCCATGCTGCTGGGCGGTTCCAAGGTGGAGCAGCTCCGCGCCAACATCGCCGCCGTCGCCAACGGGCCGCTGCCCGCCGACGTCGTGGAAGCCTGCGACGCCGTGGGCGCCGGACTCCGCGGCCCCATGCCCGCCTACAACCGCTGACAGACTCCTCGAAACACCCGGCCGACGCCCTAAAAACCGGCCCAGGCCGCCCCTCCGAACACCCGACCTGAAGGTAGACGATCCCCATGACATCCGAACTGGCCCTCGAATTCGCCCGCAAGATCCGCGCCCGGGAACAGGCGGTGGGCTACTGGGCCGTGCTGGACGCGCCCGTGGCCACCGAACGCATCGGCCGGCTGGGCTATGACTACGTAGCCCTGGACGCCCAGCACGGACTGCTCGGCTACTCGGGCGTGCTGAACGGGCTGATGGCCATCGACGCCGGGCACACCGCCGTCGGCATGGTCCGGGTGGAGGACAACAACCTGACGGCCATCGGCAAGGCGCTGGACGCCGGCGCCGTGGGCGTCATCGTTCCGCTGGTCAACACGGCGGCGGATGCTGCCGCCGCGGTTGCCGCCGCCAAGTACCCGCCCATGGGCGGCCGCTCGTACGGGCCCATGCGATCGGCCCTGCGGATCGGGCCGGTGCCCGCCGAAGCGAACGCCACCACGCTGGTGTTCGCCATGATCGAGACGCCGGACGGCCTGGCCAACGTGAAGGAAATCTGCGCCACCCCGGGCCTGGACGGCATCTACGTGGGCCCGTCGGACCTGGCCATCGCCGTGGGCGGGGCGTTCCCGGGGGATCCGGCCATCGAAACCGAATTCAAAGCCGCGCTGGAGACCATTGCCGAGGCAGCCGCATCTGCGGGGATCGCCGCAGGAATCCACACCCCGGCGGGGGAGGTGGCGGCGCTCCGGCTGAGCCAGGGCTACACGTTCGCCACCATCGCCTCGGACCTGACGCACCTGGAACAGATCGCCAAGTCCCACCTCGCCGCAGCCACCAGCGCCGTCCGCTCCGATGCCGGAACCAAGGAGAGCTGAACCATGCAGAACACCATCAAGGATGCCTACAGCACCATTACCCCGGACGGGACCGTGAAGCGGGCGGACGGCGCGGACTTCGCCTACCTCCCGGCGCCCACCGTGCAGAGCCACGCCGCCAACCTCCTCACCCTGCCGGACGGCTGGCTGGGCTGCGTCTGGTTCGGCGGCACCCAGGAAGGCGTGCCGGACATCTCCATCTGGTTCTCCACCCTGGACCCCGGCAGCAGCCAGTGGTCCGAACCGCAGCAGCTCTCCGACGATTCCACCCGCTCGGAGCAGAACCCCATCCTGTTCACCGCGCCTAGCTCTGCCGGTGAGGACGGGGTCCTGTGGCTGCTGTACACCGCGCAGAAGGCGGGCAACCAGGACACCGCCGAGGTCCGCCGTCGTACTTCCACGGACAGCGGCCGCACCTGGGGGCCGGTGGAAACGCTGTTCCCCGCGAACGAGACCGGCGGCGTGTTCGTCCGCCAGCTCCCGGTGGTGCTGCCGTCCGGCCGCCTGATTGTGCCGATCTTCCGGTGCATCACAACGCCGGGGGAGAAGTGGGTGGGCAACAGCGACGACAGCGCCGTGATGATCTCCGACGACGCCGGCGCCACCTGGACCGAGCACGTTCTGCCGGGGAGCCTGGGCTGCGTCCACATGAACATCCAGCCCGTGGCCGACGGGTCGCTGCTGGCCCTGTTCCGGAGCCGCTGGGCGGACTCCATCTACGAATCCCGCTCCACCGACGACGGCACCACCTGGAGCGAGCCGGTCCCCACCGAGCTGCCCAACAACAACTCCTCCATCCAGTTCACCGCGCTCGCCGACGGCCGCCTGGCCCTGGTGTACAACCACAGCCGGGCGGAGGAGAACACCGAGCGCCGGCTGTCCCTCTACGACGAGATCGACGACGACGGCCTGGCCGAGGAGCAGGGCCAGCTCGCCGAGCCGGTACCCGGCGCCGCTTCCTCGTCCGACGACGGCGCTCGCCGCGCGTTCTGGGGCACGCCGCGGTCTCCCATGACGCTGGCGATCTCCGAGGACTCGGGGCGCTCGTGGCCGATCCGGCGCAACCTGGACGTGGGCGACGGGTACTGCCTCTCCAACAACTCCCGCGACGGGCTCAACCGCGAGTACTCCTACCCGTCCATCCACCAGGGG
This genomic window from Arthrobacter sp. 24S4-2 contains:
- a CDS encoding ABC transporter permease, coding for MSLSDTATPTAGSSGTAARQPTPSAVTKADIAKAGTTRRRNASKWKMWIGAVCTLLVIIPIILAQVLPLPDANFQDLAARRLPPFTDGHVFGTDQLGRDLLSRVLHGGQVSLTIGVLAVLVSGAIGIILGSAAGYFGGWVDNIVSRVLEAQMSLPLLMMLLLVVALFGPSIPVITFVIAIAQWPEVARLTRSMVLVEREKPYVSAARILGLHRIQILIQHIIPNVIKQATLVVLLLLAQAVLLESALSFLGAGPQRPFATWGRIISDGQAYITTSWWMVTLPGLVIVLMVVGVNLLGDGLRDRPRRKKKGA
- a CDS encoding ABC transporter ATP-binding protein, which produces MTAQPQTTGHQEQPLLEVRDFQVELITDTGIVRAVDSVSFSIHRGETVTIIGESGSGKSTTAMGILGLLPEDLAVLSGTVLIDGVDVTADPKAIEKVRGKTLALIPQDPMTALSPVHSIGSQLFEAIRIAGAASAKDKGALQARAVRLLEQVHIPTPEKQLKKYPHQLSGGMLQRVLIAIALASEPQLLVADEPTSALDVTVQGGILDLLLELQEQRGIGILMITHDLGVARLISDRIHVMKDGRFVESGDVQQIVDHPATEYTRALLAAVPVLGPWDETPADSSGSRGAHASQPPADPATSSALTQTGASHD
- a CDS encoding aldo/keto reductase, coding for MTFGDTVDEATAGRMVEEALDAGIATIDTANAYVGEPPRKCSPAS
- a CDS encoding aldo/keto reductase — its product is MLSRLLKGRRGDVILASKAGMPHPDHGQHSPLSPAGLRNSVEGSLRRLGVDSIDLFYLHQPDRATPLQDTLATVAELFAEGKIGALGVSNFAAWQIADVIHTAREVGAPRPVVAQQLYNLVARRVEEEYLEFAATHNVHTMVYNPLGGGLLTGKHSFDAKPTEGRYGDSKLAAMYTQRYWDRQLFDAIEELSRIADGAGITLAELSLRWLAYRDGVGSMLLGGSKVEQLRANIAAVANGPLPADVVEACDAVGAGLRGPMPAYNR
- a CDS encoding HpcH/HpaI aldolase/citrate lyase family protein, which gives rise to MTSELALEFARKIRAREQAVGYWAVLDAPVATERIGRLGYDYVALDAQHGLLGYSGVLNGLMAIDAGHTAVGMVRVEDNNLTAIGKALDAGAVGVIVPLVNTAADAAAAVAAAKYPPMGGRSYGPMRSALRIGPVPAEANATTLVFAMIETPDGLANVKEICATPGLDGIYVGPSDLAIAVGGAFPGDPAIETEFKAALETIAEAAASAGIAAGIHTPAGEVAALRLSQGYTFATIASDLTHLEQIAKSHLAAATSAVRSDAGTKES
- a CDS encoding exo-alpha-sialidase, with translation MQNTIKDAYSTITPDGTVKRADGADFAYLPAPTVQSHAANLLTLPDGWLGCVWFGGTQEGVPDISIWFSTLDPGSSQWSEPQQLSDDSTRSEQNPILFTAPSSAGEDGVLWLLYTAQKAGNQDTAEVRRRTSTDSGRTWGPVETLFPANETGGVFVRQLPVVLPSGRLIVPIFRCITTPGEKWVGNSDDSAVMISDDAGATWTEHVLPGSLGCVHMNIQPVADGSLLALFRSRWADSIYESRSTDDGTTWSEPVPTELPNNNSSIQFTALADGRLALVYNHSRAEENTERRLSLYDEIDDDGLAEEQGQLAEPVPGAASSSDDGARRAFWGTPRSPMTLAISEDSGRSWPIRRNLDVGDGYCLSNNSRDGLNREYSYPSIHQGPDGALNIAYTYFRQAIKFVRVDPQWAYEGTETPGEAEASRANAG